A genomic segment from Frateuria edaphi encodes:
- the dnaG gene encoding DNA primase, with protein MRGRIPDSFIDELLARVDIVDVIERRVPLKKAGREWTACCPFHNERTPSFYVSPAKQFFHCFGCGAHGSAVKFLMDYERLEFPDAVEELAQAVGLTVPREGGREAAPREDKTDLYALLDNAARWYETELPRNAEAQAYCRKRGLDADTIARFRLGWAPAGYDGLIKALGGSDRRMQLLTEAGMVATGERGHRYDRFRERLMFPILDRRGRVIAFGGRVLSAEQSPKYLNSPETPLFHKGRELFALWQVKQANSQLARIVVVEGYMDVIALHQAGLPIAVATLGTATTPEHTEVLFRAAPDVVFCFDGDRAGRAAAWKALDAALPRLRDGRQAYFLFLPDGEDPDSLVRKEGKEGFEKRLKDATPLSDYFFGELAHDVDTASLDGRARLAERARPLIARLPDGAFRDLMAQELERRTGARANVPAEPAARRAVQRPVAVQRSLVRSAIALLLAQPGLADLVEPPYRFLRLDKPGVGLLAELVDLCRARPGINPAMLVEHFAERPEYPALQKLMAAMVVGEPDVQREEFLDALRRMEEQATALRREALTARHRDGTLTSAEKAELRELLAARRPSPTQG; from the coding sequence ATGCGCGGCCGTATCCCCGACAGCTTCATCGACGAACTGCTCGCCCGCGTCGACATCGTCGACGTGATCGAGCGGCGCGTGCCCTTGAAGAAGGCCGGGCGCGAATGGACCGCCTGCTGCCCGTTCCACAACGAGCGCACGCCCTCGTTCTACGTCAGTCCCGCCAAGCAGTTCTTCCACTGCTTCGGCTGCGGCGCGCACGGCAGCGCGGTCAAGTTCCTGATGGACTACGAGCGGTTGGAGTTCCCCGACGCGGTGGAGGAACTGGCGCAGGCGGTCGGCCTGACCGTGCCACGCGAAGGTGGTCGCGAGGCGGCGCCGCGCGAGGACAAGACCGACCTCTACGCGCTGCTCGACAATGCGGCGCGCTGGTATGAAACCGAGCTGCCCAGGAACGCCGAGGCGCAGGCCTATTGCCGCAAGCGCGGTCTGGACGCCGACACCATCGCGCGCTTCCGGCTGGGCTGGGCGCCGGCTGGCTACGACGGACTGATCAAGGCGCTGGGCGGCAGCGACCGTCGCATGCAGTTGCTCACCGAAGCGGGCATGGTCGCCACCGGCGAGCGGGGCCATCGCTACGACCGTTTCCGCGAGCGGCTGATGTTCCCCATCCTCGACCGCCGCGGCCGCGTGATCGCCTTCGGTGGCCGGGTGCTGAGCGCGGAGCAATCGCCGAAATACCTCAACTCGCCCGAGACGCCGCTATTCCACAAGGGCCGCGAGCTGTTCGCGCTGTGGCAGGTCAAGCAGGCCAACAGCCAGCTCGCGCGCATCGTGGTGGTCGAGGGCTACATGGACGTGATCGCGCTGCATCAGGCGGGCCTGCCGATTGCGGTGGCCACGCTGGGCACCGCGACCACGCCCGAGCACACCGAAGTGCTGTTTCGCGCCGCGCCCGACGTGGTGTTCTGCTTCGATGGCGACCGCGCCGGCCGCGCCGCGGCGTGGAAGGCGCTGGACGCGGCGCTGCCGCGACTGCGTGACGGCCGCCAGGCGTATTTCCTGTTCCTCCCCGACGGCGAAGACCCGGACTCGCTGGTGCGGAAGGAAGGCAAGGAAGGCTTCGAGAAGCGCCTGAAGGATGCCACGCCCCTGTCGGATTATTTCTTCGGCGAACTGGCGCACGACGTGGACACGGCCAGCCTCGACGGCCGCGCGCGACTGGCCGAACGCGCGCGCCCGCTGATCGCCAGGCTTCCCGACGGCGCCTTCCGCGACCTGATGGCGCAGGAACTGGAAAGGCGCACCGGCGCGCGCGCCAACGTGCCGGCCGAGCCGGCTGCGCGCCGCGCGGTACAGCGTCCCGTGGCCGTGCAGCGTTCGCTGGTGCGCAGCGCCATCGCGCTGCTGCTGGCGCAACCGGGACTGGCCGACCTGGTCGAACCGCCCTACCGTTTCCTGCGGCTGGACAAGCCGGGCGTCGGACTGCTGGCCGAACTGGTCGATCTGTGCCGCGCGCGCCCGGGCATCAATCCGGCGATGCTGGTCGAACACTTTGCCGAGCGCCCGGAGTATCCGGCACTGCAGAAGCTGATGGCGGCGATGGTGGTCGGCGAGCCGGACGTCCAGCGCGAGGAATTCCTCGATGCACTGAGGCGAATGGAGGAGCAGGCCACCGCGCTGCGCCGCGAAGCACTCACCGCGAGGCACCGCGACGGCACCCTGACCAGCGCCGAGAAAGCCGAGCTGCGCGAACTGCTGGCGGCACGCCGTCCGTCCCCGACGCAGGGCTGA
- a CDS encoding GatB/YqeY domain-containing protein produces MSLKQRITDDMKAAMRGGEKDRLAVIRLILAAIKQREVDERIELDEAQTLAVLEKMLKQRRDSIVQYDAAGRVDLADVERAEMVVIEAYLPAKLSEAEVDALIDAAITQTGATSPRDMGKVVASVKQQAAGRADMAQVSSRIKARLGG; encoded by the coding sequence ATGAGCCTCAAGCAGCGCATCACCGACGACATGAAGGCCGCCATGCGCGGCGGCGAGAAGGATCGCCTGGCGGTGATCCGCCTGATCCTGGCCGCGATCAAGCAGCGCGAGGTGGACGAGCGCATCGAGCTGGACGAGGCGCAGACCCTCGCCGTGCTGGAAAAGATGCTCAAGCAGCGGCGTGACTCGATTGTGCAGTACGACGCCGCCGGTCGCGTGGATCTCGCGGACGTCGAGCGCGCCGAGATGGTAGTGATCGAGGCCTATCTGCCGGCCAAGCTGTCCGAGGCCGAGGTCGACGCGCTCATCGACGCCGCCATCACGCAGACGGGCGCGACCTCGCCGCGCGACATGGGCAAGGTGGTGGCTTCGGTCAAGCAGCAGGCTGCCGGCCGCGCCGACATGGCGCAGGTGTCCTCGCGCATCAAGGCGCGACTGGGCGGCTGA
- a CDS encoding CehA/McbA family metallohydrolase: protein MARALMLAGLGCCGLPAAWAGTALPDHQEFEASLQVPFQAVAGRPVTLHFAYPGAAPGTPVAWQVALLDRDGRVLRAWDGHSTLHARTATARVHWDGKGDRGEALPAGYYTMRLRAIALDEANVRQLGTGLAGHALALAADRAPDRIEEQRYDIQVGAVAPARVPAFRALPRHGGTLQVQSVSAGSLPYTIYYGNLHSQTNHSDGGGDLATCDSEQAPQSSAYGPADAYQYAMNRGLDMLMTSEHNHMFDGSTGTNTSADPATAKNLFASGLQAASSFRAAHPNFLAVYGQEWGVISNGGHMNILNADGLIEWEKNSAGQVIGDYYIAKGDYASLYTLMRQHGWIGQFNHPASSGQFVVNGTNFGYTADGDTVMMLAEVLNSSAFSANTSETETSRPNYETAFNTILERGYHVAPSSDQDNHCANWGASYTNRTGVLIPSGTALSLTSFLDALRARRVFATEDKTDQIVLTANGHVMGERFSNSGLLTLTVNYASTSGDSVQRVQVFQGVPGSNGTVTSLSETATTTITPTAGEHFYYAKITQADGNRLWSAPVWVSQGSGGGSGDTTPPTVSASESGSAGTITLAATASDNVGVSRVEFYVDGALKATDSSSPYQANLDSTTLTDGSHTLVAKAYDAAGNVGSSSGVGFSVANGSGGSSGQLLSNGGFESGATAWTQTSGVITSDSSEAAHAGSWKAWLDGYGSSHTDYVRQQVSIPSTVSSATLDFYLHIDSAEGTGTAYDTLQVQVITSTGKYVTLATYSNTDAASGYQHHTLSLSGYKGQTVQVNFYGVEDGSLQTSFVVDDVAVKTQ from the coding sequence ATGGCTCGCGCGCTGATGCTGGCGGGCCTGGGATGCTGCGGCCTGCCGGCCGCGTGGGCCGGCACGGCGTTGCCCGACCACCAGGAATTCGAGGCGTCGTTGCAGGTACCGTTCCAGGCAGTCGCCGGACGGCCGGTGACGCTGCATTTTGCCTATCCGGGCGCCGCGCCCGGCACACCGGTCGCCTGGCAAGTCGCCTTGCTGGATCGTGATGGCCGCGTGCTGCGCGCCTGGGACGGCCACAGCACGCTGCACGCGCGCACGGCCACGGCCCGCGTGCATTGGGATGGCAAGGGCGACCGTGGCGAAGCCTTGCCAGCCGGCTATTACACGATGCGCCTGCGCGCGATCGCGCTCGACGAAGCCAACGTTCGGCAACTGGGTACCGGCCTGGCTGGCCATGCGCTGGCCTTGGCCGCCGATCGCGCGCCCGACCGCATCGAGGAGCAGCGCTACGACATCCAGGTTGGCGCCGTGGCGCCCGCGCGCGTGCCGGCCTTCCGCGCGCTGCCTCGCCATGGCGGTACGTTGCAGGTCCAGTCCGTCAGCGCCGGTTCGCTGCCCTACACGATCTATTACGGCAACCTGCACAGCCAGACCAACCACAGTGACGGCGGCGGCGACCTTGCCACCTGCGACAGCGAACAGGCGCCGCAGAGCAGCGCCTACGGCCCGGCCGACGCCTACCAGTACGCGATGAACCGCGGGCTCGACATGCTGATGACCTCCGAGCACAACCACATGTTCGATGGTTCCACCGGCACCAACACATCGGCCGATCCGGCCACGGCCAAGAACCTGTTCGCCTCGGGCCTGCAGGCCGCAAGCTCCTTCCGTGCCGCGCACCCGAACTTCCTGGCCGTGTACGGCCAGGAGTGGGGTGTGATCAGCAACGGCGGCCACATGAACATCCTCAACGCCGACGGCCTGATCGAGTGGGAGAAGAACAGCGCCGGGCAGGTGATCGGCGACTATTACATCGCCAAGGGCGACTACGCCTCGCTGTACACGCTGATGCGCCAGCATGGCTGGATCGGCCAGTTCAACCATCCGGCTTCCAGCGGCCAGTTCGTCGTCAACGGCACCAACTTCGGCTACACCGCCGACGGCGACACGGTGATGATGCTGGCCGAAGTGCTCAACAGCTCGGCCTTCTCGGCCAATACCAGCGAGACCGAAACCTCGCGGCCGAACTACGAGACCGCCTTCAACACCATCCTCGAACGCGGCTACCACGTGGCGCCCAGTTCCGACCAGGACAACCACTGCGCCAACTGGGGCGCGAGCTACACCAACCGCACCGGCGTGCTGATCCCGAGCGGCACGGCGCTCAGTCTGACCAGCTTCCTCGACGCGCTGCGCGCACGCCGCGTATTCGCGACGGAAGACAAGACCGACCAGATCGTGCTCACCGCCAACGGGCACGTCATGGGCGAGCGCTTCAGCAACTCTGGTCTGCTTACGCTCACCGTCAACTACGCCAGCACGTCCGGCGACAGCGTGCAGCGCGTGCAGGTGTTCCAGGGCGTCCCTGGCAGCAACGGCACCGTGACGTCGTTGTCCGAAACCGCGACCACCACGATCACGCCGACCGCGGGCGAGCATTTCTACTACGCCAAGATCACGCAGGCCGACGGCAACCGATTGTGGTCCGCGCCGGTCTGGGTAAGCCAGGGAAGCGGCGGCGGTAGCGGCGATACCACGCCGCCGACGGTCAGCGCCTCGGAAAGCGGCAGCGCCGGTACGATCACGCTGGCCGCCACGGCCAGCGACAACGTCGGCGTCAGCCGCGTGGAGTTCTACGTCGATGGCGCGCTCAAGGCTACCGACAGCAGCTCGCCCTACCAGGCCAACCTCGACTCGACCACGCTCACCGACGGCTCGCACACGCTCGTGGCCAAGGCCTACGACGCGGCCGGCAACGTCGGCAGCAGTTCGGGCGTGGGCTTCAGCGTCGCCAACGGCAGCGGCGGCAGCAGCGGCCAATTGCTGAGCAACGGCGGCTTCGAGAGCGGCGCCACCGCCTGGACCCAGACCAGTGGCGTCATCACCAGCGACAGCAGTGAAGCGGCCCACGCCGGCAGCTGGAAGGCGTGGCTGGACGGCTACGGCAGCAGCCACACCGACTACGTGCGGCAGCAGGTAAGCATCCCTTCGACCGTGAGCAGTGCCACGCTGGACTTCTACCTGCACATCGACAGCGCCGAAGGTACCGGCACCGCCTACGACACGCTGCAGGTGCAGGTGATCACCTCCACCGGCAAGTACGTCACGCTGGCCACCTACTCCAACACGGACGCCGCCAGCGGCTACCAGCACCACACCCTGAGCCTGAGCGGCTACAAGGGACAAACGGTGCAGGTGAACTTCTACGGCGTCGAGGATGGAAGCCTGCAGACTTCGTTCGTGGTCGACGACGTGGCGGTCAAAACCCAGTAA
- a CDS encoding DUF1328 domain-containing protein, whose protein sequence is MLKWAIIFAIISLIAGWLGFGGISGIAATIAKVLFVIFVILFIIALLAVIGVFHIL, encoded by the coding sequence ATGCTGAAGTGGGCCATCATTTTCGCCATCATCTCGCTGATCGCCGGCTGGCTCGGTTTCGGCGGGATTTCCGGCATCGCCGCGACGATCGCCAAGGTCCTGTTCGTGATCTTCGTGATCCTGTTCATCATCGCCCTGCTGGCGGTGATCGGGGTGTTCCACATCCTGTAG
- a CDS encoding bile acid:sodium symporter family protein — protein sequence MSLAPLRRLLPDGFTLALLAAVGLATVLPCRGDAALWLDRITDAAIMLLFFLHGAKLSRAAILRGVTHWRLHLAVFASTFVLFPLLGLLLAPLARALLTPSLALGVLFVCTLPSTVQSSIAFTSIAGGNVPAAVVSASLSSLIGIVLTPLLVELLLATHGGHAPGAAGVWQIVRLLLLPFAVGHLLRPWIGHWVDRHRPVLGVTDRGTILLVVYAAFGEAVVDGLWRATAPLALLATLGVGALLLALALLCTSAAGRLFGFARADRITLVFCGSKKSLASGVPMAKILFASQAGGLGALLLPLMIFHQLQLMVCAVLARRYAKAQPTL from the coding sequence ATGTCCCTTGCCCCGCTGCGTCGCCTGCTTCCGGACGGCTTCACCCTCGCCCTGCTCGCCGCCGTCGGCCTGGCCACGGTGTTGCCGTGCCGCGGCGATGCCGCGTTGTGGCTGGACCGGATCACCGACGCGGCGATCATGCTGCTGTTCTTCCTGCACGGCGCGAAGCTCTCGCGCGCGGCGATCCTTCGCGGCGTGACGCACTGGCGGCTGCATCTGGCGGTATTCGCCAGCACCTTCGTGCTGTTTCCGCTACTGGGCTTACTGCTGGCGCCGCTGGCGCGCGCCCTGTTGACGCCCTCGCTGGCGCTTGGCGTGCTGTTCGTCTGCACGCTGCCGTCGACGGTGCAGTCGTCGATCGCGTTCACCTCGATCGCCGGCGGCAACGTCCCCGCCGCGGTGGTGAGCGCCTCGCTGTCGAGCCTGATCGGGATCGTGCTGACGCCGCTGCTGGTCGAGTTGCTGCTGGCCACGCACGGCGGACACGCGCCCGGCGCCGCGGGCGTGTGGCAGATCGTCAGGCTGTTGCTGCTGCCGTTTGCCGTCGGGCACCTGCTGCGGCCGTGGATCGGGCACTGGGTCGACCGCCATCGCCCAGTGTTGGGGGTCACCGACCGCGGCACGATCCTGCTGGTGGTCTACGCCGCCTTCGGCGAGGCGGTGGTCGACGGCCTGTGGCGCGCCACCGCGCCGCTGGCCCTGCTGGCCACGCTCGGCGTGGGCGCGCTGCTGCTGGCGCTGGCGCTGCTGTGCACCAGCGCGGCTGGCAGGCTGTTCGGCTTCGCCCGAGCCGACCGCATCACGCTGGTGTTCTGCGGCTCGAAGAAGAGCCTGGCCAGCGGCGTGCCGATGGCCAAGATCCTGTTCGCCTCCCAGGCCGGCGGATTGGGAGCCCTGCTGTTGCCACTGATGATCTTCCACCAGTTGCAGCTGATGGTGTGCGCGGTGCTGGCGCGTCGGTACGCAAAGGCGCAGCCGACCCTGTAG
- the mgtA gene encoding magnesium-translocating P-type ATPase, whose translation MIRQTLHSAAARATGRGAAPARVMAVDYARLRNDELLARLDTGTAGLDAERIAARLHRDGANEVSHEKPPHWSRQLLRACRNPFIAVLVLLAIVQLATDREDLTGPLIIAVMVGISVLLSFTQEYRSSRAAERLKAMVRNTASVTRRAADGHSERIEVPVGELVVGDIVHLGAGDMVPADLRLLSAKDLFISQAILTGESLPVEKAAPTARDLAEGDGKDPLDLPTVCYMGTNVVSGTAIAVAVATGSRSYLGSLAHTLSGQRVQTSFDRGVRSVSWLLIRFMAVMVPVVFAINGLDKHDWLQAFLFALSVAVGLTPEMLPLIVTANLGKGAMAMSRRKVVVKRLNAIQNFGAMDVLCTDKTGTLTLDRIVLERHLDLDGEASDEALEYGYLNSRFQTGLKNLMDKAVLAHRNLEPMAARFRLVDEIPFDFQRRRMSVVLGGDDGQHLLVCKGAVEEMLAICTAARLDGIDTTLDDAQRAEIRAMTRRLNEDGLRVLVVAIKRQNPSGRAYGLADEAGLTAIGCLAFLDPPKDSAATAIAALRDHGVAVKVVTGDNEAVTRKICREVGLDVAHSAQGRDIEPLDEPALDALVARTTVFAKMSPLQKARVVKSLQRQGHTVGFLGDGINDAPALREADVGISVDSATDIAKESADIILLEKNLMVLEEGVIEGRITFGNVMKYIKMTASSNFGNVFSVLVASAFLPFLPMLPLQLLVQNLLYDISQLAIPFDRMDEEYLKSPRQWDASDIGRFMAWIGPVSSIFDLTTFWLLWHLFGANDVAHQALFQSGWFVEGLLSQTLIVHMIRTRRIPFVQSIAAAPVLALTVAIGAIGLFIPYSRLGAKLGMTGLPPAYFGWLALTLLCYAVLTQLVKRVYMRRYGRWL comes from the coding sequence ATGATCAGGCAGACCCTCCACAGCGCGGCGGCCCGGGCAACCGGCAGAGGCGCGGCGCCGGCACGCGTGATGGCGGTCGACTACGCGCGGCTGCGCAACGACGAACTGCTGGCCCGGCTCGACACCGGCACGGCAGGCCTGGATGCCGAACGCATCGCCGCGCGCCTGCACCGCGATGGCGCCAACGAGGTCTCGCACGAGAAGCCGCCGCACTGGTCGCGCCAGCTGCTGCGCGCCTGCCGCAACCCGTTCATCGCGGTGCTGGTGTTGCTGGCCATCGTGCAACTGGCGACCGACCGCGAGGACCTCACCGGACCGCTGATCATCGCCGTGATGGTGGGCATCAGCGTGCTGCTCAGCTTCACCCAGGAATACCGCTCCTCGCGCGCCGCCGAGCGGCTCAAGGCGATGGTGCGCAATACCGCCAGCGTCACCCGCCGCGCGGCCGACGGTCACAGCGAGCGCATCGAGGTGCCGGTCGGCGAACTGGTCGTCGGCGACATCGTGCACCTGGGCGCGGGCGACATGGTGCCGGCCGACCTGCGCCTGCTCTCGGCCAAGGATCTGTTCATCAGCCAGGCGATCCTGACCGGCGAATCGCTGCCGGTGGAAAAGGCGGCGCCCACGGCGCGGGACCTGGCCGAGGGCGACGGCAAAGATCCGCTGGACCTGCCCACGGTCTGCTACATGGGCACCAACGTGGTCAGCGGCACCGCGATCGCCGTGGCGGTGGCGACCGGTTCGCGCAGTTACCTGGGCTCGCTGGCGCACACGTTGTCCGGGCAGCGCGTGCAGACCAGCTTCGACCGCGGCGTGCGCTCGGTCAGCTGGCTCCTGATCCGTTTCATGGCGGTGATGGTGCCGGTGGTGTTCGCCATCAACGGGCTGGACAAGCACGACTGGCTGCAGGCATTCCTGTTCGCGCTGTCGGTGGCGGTCGGCCTCACGCCCGAGATGCTGCCGCTGATCGTCACCGCGAACCTGGGCAAGGGCGCGATGGCGATGTCCCGTCGCAAGGTGGTGGTCAAGCGCCTCAACGCGATCCAGAACTTCGGCGCGATGGACGTGCTGTGTACCGACAAGACCGGCACGCTGACGCTCGACCGGATCGTGCTCGAACGCCATCTGGACCTGGACGGCGAAGCGTCGGACGAGGCGCTGGAATACGGCTATCTCAACAGCCGTTTCCAGACGGGCCTGAAGAACCTGATGGACAAGGCGGTGCTGGCCCATCGCAACCTCGAGCCGATGGCCGCGCGCTTCCGCCTGGTCGACGAGATACCGTTCGACTTCCAGCGCCGGCGCATGTCGGTGGTGCTCGGCGGTGACGACGGGCAGCACTTGCTGGTGTGCAAGGGCGCGGTCGAGGAAATGCTCGCCATCTGTACCGCCGCGCGGCTGGACGGCATCGACACCACGCTCGACGACGCCCAGCGTGCGGAGATCCGCGCGATGACCCGCCGCCTCAACGAGGACGGCCTGCGCGTACTGGTCGTGGCGATCAAGCGGCAAAACCCGAGTGGGCGCGCCTATGGCCTGGCCGACGAGGCGGGCCTGACGGCGATCGGGTGCCTGGCGTTCCTCGACCCGCCCAAGGACTCGGCCGCCACCGCGATCGCGGCGCTGCGCGACCACGGCGTGGCGGTGAAGGTGGTCACCGGTGACAACGAGGCGGTCACGCGCAAGATCTGCCGCGAGGTCGGCCTGGACGTGGCACATTCGGCGCAAGGCCGCGACATCGAACCGCTGGACGAGCCCGCGCTCGACGCGCTAGTGGCGCGCACCACCGTGTTTGCCAAGATGTCCCCGCTGCAGAAGGCGCGCGTGGTCAAGTCGCTGCAGCGCCAGGGTCACACCGTCGGCTTCCTCGGCGATGGCATCAACGACGCGCCGGCGCTGCGCGAGGCCGACGTGGGCATCTCGGTGGACAGCGCGACCGACATCGCCAAGGAGTCGGCCGACATCATCCTGCTTGAAAAAAACCTGATGGTGCTGGAAGAGGGCGTGATCGAGGGCCGCATCACCTTCGGCAACGTCATGAAGTACATCAAGATGACCGCCAGCTCGAACTTCGGCAACGTGTTCAGCGTGCTGGTGGCCAGCGCCTTCCTGCCGTTCCTGCCGATGTTGCCGCTGCAGCTGCTGGTGCAGAACCTGCTCTACGACATCTCGCAGCTGGCGATTCCCTTCGACCGCATGGATGAGGAATACCTCAAATCCCCGCGCCAGTGGGACGCCAGCGACATCGGCCGCTTCATGGCGTGGATCGGACCGGTCAGCTCGATCTTCGACCTCACCACGTTCTGGCTGCTGTGGCACCTGTTCGGGGCGAACGACGTGGCGCACCAGGCGCTCTTCCAGTCCGGCTGGTTCGTCGAGGGGCTGCTCTCGCAGACCTTGATCGTGCACATGATCCGCACGCGGCGGATTCCGTTCGTGCAGAGCATTGCGGCCGCCCCCGTGCTTGCGCTGACGGTGGCCATCGGCGCGATCGGCTTGTTCATTCCCTACAGTCGACTGGGCGCCAAGCTCGGGATGACCGGGTTGCCGCCGGCGTACTTCGGTTGGCTGGCCTTGACGCTGCTTTGCTATGCCGTGCTGACGCAGCTGGTGAAGCGCGTGTACATGCGGCGCTACGGCCGCTGGCTCTGA
- the rpsU gene encoding 30S ribosomal protein S21, with translation MPSVKVRENEPFELALRRFKRTCEKAGVLAETRKREFYEKPTQERKRKRAAAVKRHLRRLSRDVSRKTRMY, from the coding sequence ATGCCCAGCGTAAAAGTTCGCGAGAACGAGCCGTTCGAGCTTGCCCTGCGCCGTTTCAAGCGTACCTGCGAAAAGGCCGGCGTCCTCGCCGAAACCCGCAAGCGCGAGTTCTACGAGAAGCCGACCCAGGAGCGCAAGCGCAAGCGTGCCGCCGCGGTGAAGCGCCACCTGCGCCGCCTCTCGCGCGACGTTTCGCGCAAGACCCGGATGTACTGA
- a CDS encoding DedA family protein, whose product MALLERLIVLFAESGYLAVFAALLLCGAGAPLPEDITLVAGGVIAGLGFANVHVMALVSLVGVLVGDAAMFLLGHRHGARIMQWPLVARLLTPQRYARVQEKFARYGNRLLFLARFLPGMRTAVYVTAGATHRVSFLRFFLLDGLAALISVPVWVYLGYFGANNREWLAMWIGRGQHGIWILAALLVIAGIVLWWRHRWRARRGMDD is encoded by the coding sequence ATGGCGTTGCTTGAACGGCTGATCGTGCTGTTTGCCGAAAGCGGCTACCTGGCGGTGTTCGCCGCGCTGCTGCTGTGCGGCGCCGGCGCGCCGTTGCCCGAGGACATCACGCTGGTCGCCGGCGGCGTGATCGCCGGCCTGGGTTTCGCCAACGTGCACGTGATGGCGCTGGTTTCGCTGGTCGGCGTGCTGGTCGGCGATGCGGCGATGTTCCTGCTCGGCCATCGGCATGGCGCGCGCATCATGCAGTGGCCACTGGTGGCCCGACTGCTCACGCCCCAGCGCTACGCGCGCGTGCAGGAAAAGTTCGCCCGCTACGGCAATCGCCTGTTGTTCCTGGCGCGCTTCCTGCCCGGCATGCGCACGGCGGTCTACGTGACCGCGGGCGCCACGCACCGCGTGTCGTTCCTGCGATTCTTCCTGCTCGACGGGCTGGCCGCGCTGATCAGCGTGCCGGTGTGGGTGTACCTGGGCTACTTCGGCGCCAACAACCGCGAGTGGCTGGCGATGTGGATCGGACGCGGGCAGCACGGGATCTGGATCCTCGCCGCGCTGCTGGTGATCGCCGGCATCGTGTTGTGGTGGCGCCATCGTTGGCGTGCGCGTCGCGGCATGGACGACTGA